One Microbacterium keratanolyticum DNA window includes the following coding sequences:
- a CDS encoding UDP-N-acetylglucosamine--N-acetylmuramyl-(pentapeptide) pyrophosphoryl-undecaprenol N-acetylglucosamine transferase: MTTYLLAGGGTAGHVNPLLAVADALRLRDTDASVLVLGTREGLEARLVPQRGYELLIVDKVPFPRRPNGAALKFPLRFRRAIAQVRAHIRAHDVDVVVGFGGYASAPAYIAARRENVPFVVHEANARPGLANVLGARSAAAVGVAFEGTPLRGGTVVGMPLRREIVELDREALRREAAAEFDLAPARPVLLVFGGSLGAQQLNNAFAGSWRDVLDAGWQLLHVTGERSDLPDPAVDGYTLRRYIDRMDLAFAIADLIVSRAGSATVSEISALGIPAVYVPYAVGNGEQRLNAASAIEAGAALLIEDATLTPDRVRDEIIPLLHDAGRRSQMAQAAARVGTRTGTENLIALIDRAFAPQA, encoded by the coding sequence GTGACCACGTACCTCTTGGCCGGCGGCGGGACCGCCGGCCACGTCAATCCTCTGCTTGCCGTCGCCGATGCTCTGCGCCTGCGCGACACGGACGCGTCCGTCCTCGTTCTCGGCACTCGCGAGGGGCTGGAGGCGCGGCTGGTTCCCCAGCGCGGCTACGAGCTGCTCATCGTGGACAAGGTGCCGTTTCCTCGTCGTCCGAATGGTGCGGCACTGAAGTTCCCGCTTCGCTTCCGCCGCGCGATCGCGCAGGTGCGCGCCCACATCCGTGCACATGACGTGGATGTCGTCGTGGGATTCGGAGGCTATGCCTCGGCGCCGGCGTACATCGCTGCGCGTCGCGAGAATGTGCCGTTCGTCGTCCACGAGGCGAATGCGCGGCCGGGATTGGCGAATGTGCTCGGGGCGCGGAGCGCAGCGGCCGTGGGTGTGGCGTTCGAGGGAACACCGCTGCGTGGTGGCACCGTCGTCGGAATGCCGTTGCGCCGTGAGATCGTCGAGCTCGACCGTGAGGCACTCCGACGTGAGGCGGCCGCGGAGTTCGATCTCGCCCCCGCGCGTCCTGTGCTCCTGGTGTTCGGCGGCTCTCTGGGAGCGCAGCAGCTGAACAACGCGTTCGCCGGTTCCTGGCGTGACGTGCTCGATGCCGGATGGCAGCTGCTGCACGTGACGGGAGAGCGCTCCGACCTTCCCGATCCCGCTGTCGACGGATACACACTGCGCCGCTACATCGACCGGATGGATCTCGCCTTCGCGATCGCCGACCTCATCGTCTCGAGGGCCGGCTCTGCGACCGTCAGTGAGATCAGCGCTCTGGGAATCCCCGCGGTCTACGTGCCCTACGCAGTGGGCAACGGCGAGCAGCGGCTCAATGCGGCCTCGGCGATCGAGGCGGGCGCTGCGCTGCTGATCGAGGATGCGACGCTGACGCCTGATCGTGTTCGCGACGAGATCATTCCGCTCCTGCACGATGCGGGGCGCCGTTCGCAGATGGCTCAGGCCGCCGCACGCGTGGGAACGCGGACGGGCACGGAGAATCTCATCGCACTGATCGATCGGGCATTCGCGCCTCAGGCGTGA
- the ftsW gene encoding putative lipid II flippase FtsW — translation MTQVTRPEASADSPSRGLAARVTLGRVFAPVSTEFVLIASTTLLLTIFGLVMVLSATSATEGSDGPYGVVMRQGVFAVIGIPVMFLLSRLPVLFWKRIAWPALILATMLQLLVFVPGIGVENDGNRNWIHIAGQNLQPSEFLKLALALWIGYVLYRKQTLLTQWKHVFIPLVPVSGLVVGTVLAGKDLGTAMILFLVILGALFFSGVRLRLFLLPLILATVAVITLVLTSPRRMGQIQSLMNPDSIDCYYDDCYQQLHAVWGMASGGFFGLGLGNSQEKYGWLPAASNDYIFAIVGEELGLIGGILVLALYAVFAVGAFHIIRKTNDPFVRIVSGAITVWVLGQALINIGVVLRIFPVLGVPLPFMSQGGTSLFSVLLAVGVLLSFARTLPQTTAAPTRPSAPRGRVTR, via the coding sequence ATGACGCAGGTGACACGCCCCGAAGCGAGCGCTGACAGTCCGTCGCGAGGTCTTGCCGCACGAGTGACGTTGGGACGCGTCTTCGCGCCCGTCTCCACGGAGTTCGTGCTGATCGCCTCGACGACGCTGCTGCTGACGATCTTCGGACTCGTGATGGTGCTGTCCGCGACCAGCGCCACTGAGGGGAGTGACGGACCCTACGGTGTCGTGATGAGGCAGGGCGTGTTCGCGGTCATCGGCATTCCGGTGATGTTCCTGCTGAGCCGCCTTCCTGTGCTGTTCTGGAAGCGCATCGCGTGGCCGGCGCTCATCCTGGCGACGATGCTGCAGCTTCTCGTCTTCGTGCCGGGTATCGGCGTGGAGAACGACGGCAACCGGAACTGGATCCACATCGCAGGCCAGAACCTGCAGCCGTCCGAGTTCCTCAAGCTCGCGCTGGCGCTGTGGATCGGCTATGTGCTGTATCGGAAGCAGACGCTGCTGACGCAGTGGAAGCATGTGTTCATTCCCCTCGTGCCCGTGTCCGGTCTTGTCGTGGGTACGGTTCTCGCGGGTAAAGACCTCGGAACGGCGATGATCCTCTTCCTCGTCATACTGGGCGCCCTGTTCTTCTCCGGTGTGCGGCTGCGTCTGTTCCTCCTTCCCCTGATCCTCGCGACCGTCGCCGTGATCACGCTCGTCCTGACCAGTCCTCGCCGGATGGGGCAGATCCAGAGTCTGATGAATCCGGACTCGATCGACTGCTACTACGACGACTGCTACCAGCAGCTGCACGCAGTCTGGGGCATGGCCAGCGGCGGCTTCTTCGGGCTTGGGCTCGGCAACTCGCAGGAGAAGTACGGCTGGCTGCCGGCGGCGTCCAACGACTACATCTTCGCGATCGTCGGCGAAGAGCTGGGACTCATCGGCGGCATCCTCGTGCTCGCGCTGTACGCGGTGTTCGCGGTCGGTGCTTTCCACATCATCCGCAAGACGAACGATCCTTTCGTCCGTATCGTCTCCGGGGCGATCACCGTCTGGGTGCTGGGACAGGCCTTGATCAACATCGGCGTCGTGCTGCGCATCTTCCCGGTGCTCGGCGTTCCTCTGCCCTTCATGTCGCAGGGTGGAACGTCGCTGTTCTCCGTCCTCCTGGCCGTCGGCGTGCTGCTCTCCTTCGCGCGGACGCTTCCGCAGACCACGGCCGCTCCGACGCGCCCCTCAGCCCCACGGGGTAGGGTCACCAGGTGA
- a CDS encoding peptidoglycan D,D-transpeptidase FtsI family protein: MTTRATRSPRRRTVVALAVILIIIGAFVVRLVDIQVVNAASHVEESMDTGQLGDSRPIAGTRGPILDANGTVLAQSTLVYDAALDPLTIRVLEEDEENPPKTPWNEASDKIGAVLGMTGDQVRALVDDALAENDESRWTQLKKGLNTEQFLALRELRLPYLSMPARDVRTYPNGAVAGNILGFMGDADEERPDGVPLEGMELMQDQCLRPTAGVESFLTGADGVVIPGSHKEKPAVNGGSLTLTINSELQWYLQQMIAEETARQGALNGSVLVVEVKTGKIRAAAEYPTVDPNDVSASDEGDRGARIFRRTFEPGSTFKVVTAAAVMEGAGANAGTRVTASSREEFPNGAVVNDAFPHPTYDYTLAGALIDSSNVALSKFGDMVSPQVRYDYLKKFGVGEKTAIDFQGEEPGMLHPVEDWDNQSHYTTTFGQFYTVTAPQVASAYQAIANGGVKIPLSLVESCTTADGEVAKIDAGKPERIIAESTASELSRMIENVAVQGGLAEDIVVPGYRIAAKTGTAEVPDGNGGYKPGIYFTSMVGYAPADDPEYVVIVTLDEPTRVTSSAATASAFQKAMTQVLKTYRVLPSSVPMDELLPKY, encoded by the coding sequence ATGACCACCCGGGCCACTCGCAGTCCACGGCGACGGACGGTCGTCGCTCTCGCGGTCATCCTGATCATCATCGGCGCCTTCGTCGTCCGTCTCGTCGACATTCAGGTGGTCAATGCGGCATCCCATGTCGAGGAGTCGATGGACACCGGCCAACTCGGGGACTCGCGTCCGATCGCCGGAACCCGGGGACCCATTCTCGACGCGAACGGGACCGTCCTGGCCCAGAGCACGCTCGTCTACGATGCCGCACTTGACCCGCTGACGATTCGGGTTCTCGAAGAGGACGAGGAGAATCCGCCGAAGACGCCATGGAACGAGGCATCCGACAAGATCGGTGCTGTCCTGGGCATGACCGGTGATCAGGTGCGCGCACTTGTCGACGATGCGCTGGCGGAGAACGACGAGTCGCGCTGGACGCAGCTGAAGAAGGGACTCAACACCGAGCAGTTCCTTGCACTTCGCGAACTGCGGCTGCCCTATCTGTCCATGCCCGCGCGTGACGTGCGGACGTATCCGAACGGTGCGGTCGCGGGAAACATCCTGGGTTTCATGGGTGACGCCGACGAGGAGCGACCGGACGGAGTTCCCCTGGAGGGCATGGAGCTCATGCAGGACCAGTGCCTGCGTCCGACCGCCGGCGTCGAGTCCTTCCTGACGGGTGCCGACGGTGTCGTGATCCCGGGCAGCCACAAGGAGAAGCCCGCTGTCAACGGTGGTTCTCTGACCCTCACCATCAACAGTGAGCTGCAGTGGTATCTGCAGCAGATGATCGCGGAGGAGACCGCCCGTCAGGGCGCGCTCAACGGCTCCGTGCTGGTCGTGGAGGTCAAGACCGGAAAGATCCGCGCGGCGGCCGAGTACCCGACGGTCGATCCCAACGATGTGTCGGCCTCGGATGAGGGCGACCGCGGCGCGCGGATCTTCCGTCGCACCTTCGAGCCGGGCTCGACGTTCAAGGTGGTGACCGCTGCTGCGGTGATGGAGGGTGCAGGGGCCAACGCGGGCACGCGGGTCACCGCGTCCAGCCGCGAGGAGTTCCCCAACGGCGCCGTCGTCAACGACGCCTTCCCGCACCCGACGTACGACTACACCCTCGCGGGAGCGCTCATCGACTCCTCGAACGTCGCTCTGTCGAAGTTCGGTGACATGGTCTCGCCGCAGGTGCGCTACGACTACCTGAAGAAGTTCGGCGTCGGCGAGAAGACGGCCATCGACTTCCAGGGCGAAGAGCCGGGCATGCTGCACCCGGTCGAAGACTGGGACAACCAGTCGCACTACACGACGACCTTCGGCCAGTTCTACACCGTGACCGCGCCCCAGGTCGCGAGCGCGTACCAGGCGATCGCGAACGGTGGCGTGAAGATTCCGCTCTCGCTCGTGGAGTCGTGCACGACGGCGGACGGCGAGGTCGCGAAGATCGATGCGGGCAAGCCCGAGCGGATCATCGCTGAGAGCACCGCCTCCGAGCTGTCTCGCATGATCGAGAACGTGGCCGTGCAGGGTGGGCTCGCGGAAGACATCGTCGTCCCGGGATACCGCATCGCGGCGAAGACCGGAACGGCGGAGGTTCCCGACGGCAACGGCGGCTACAAGCCGGGAATCTACTTCACCAGCATGGTCGGATACGCGCCCGCCGACGACCCCGAGTACGTCGTGATCGTGACGCTGGACGAGCCCACTAGGGTAACCTCGTCTGCGGCCACAGCGTCCGCCTTCCAGAAGGCGATGACTCAGGTTCTGAAGACCTACCGCGTGCTGCCGTCCTCCGTTCCGATGGACGAGCTTCTCCCGAAATACTGA
- a CDS encoding FtsQ-type POTRA domain-containing protein has protein sequence MRRPSPIPRSSTPAEEQELSVADEFAQRRSLRERLIPGTPDPLTTEDVVSDDSETLPIAPYLGTWGRADSAVPLAADATPARPVPEPSETPSRREPLSPRDLWKATRARRKTLRAEIRRFTQRSRRRRLTGIAITAAVLLVIVGSVGAAYSPLFAVQKITVAGVQSLDASVVELALADQLGTPLALVSSEAVKESLSAFPMIETYTLEAHPPNDLTVRVVERTPVGMLDNGAGYTVVDAAGVALLTSAQRPDGFAMLEIEGGVESPAFAAAGKVMRTLPAALRAQVEVVTASTPNDVRLRLFSGAEIAWGSGEDSALKAHVLELTMATSPGFALYDVSSPEAVVVG, from the coding sequence GTGCGTCGGCCATCGCCGATTCCGCGGTCGTCGACACCCGCGGAGGAACAAGAGCTCTCCGTCGCGGATGAGTTCGCGCAGCGTCGCTCGCTGCGCGAGCGCCTGATTCCGGGGACTCCCGATCCGTTGACGACGGAGGACGTGGTCTCCGACGATTCCGAGACGCTCCCGATTGCGCCATATCTGGGGACTTGGGGTCGTGCTGATTCCGCCGTACCGCTCGCAGCGGATGCGACGCCCGCGCGGCCCGTGCCTGAGCCCTCGGAAACGCCTTCCCGCAGAGAACCTCTGAGCCCTCGCGATCTGTGGAAGGCGACGCGGGCGCGTCGTAAGACGCTGCGCGCCGAGATCCGCCGCTTCACACAGCGCTCGCGCCGCCGACGACTGACCGGAATCGCGATCACTGCGGCGGTCCTTCTGGTGATCGTGGGAAGCGTCGGCGCCGCCTACAGTCCGCTTTTCGCGGTGCAGAAGATCACCGTCGCCGGCGTTCAGTCGCTGGATGCCAGTGTGGTTGAGCTCGCTCTCGCCGATCAGCTGGGGACGCCCCTCGCGCTCGTGAGCAGCGAGGCGGTGAAGGAGAGTCTCAGCGCCTTCCCGATGATCGAGACGTACACGCTGGAAGCGCATCCGCCGAATGATCTGACTGTCCGTGTCGTCGAGCGCACGCCGGTGGGCATGCTCGACAACGGTGCGGGCTACACCGTCGTGGATGCAGCCGGTGTCGCGTTGCTCACGAGCGCCCAGCGCCCCGACGGATTCGCGATGCTCGAGATCGAGGGTGGGGTCGAGTCGCCCGCTTTCGCCGCGGCCGGCAAGGTCATGCGGACCCTCCCTGCCGCTCTGCGTGCGCAGGTCGAGGTCGTGACCGCCTCGACACCGAACGATGTTCGGCTGAGGCTGTTCTCTGGGGCAGAGATCGCGTGGGGCAGCGGAGAGGACTCGGCACTCAAGGCGCATGTGCTGGAACTCACGATGGCGACGTCGCCCGGCTTTGCGCTCTATGACGTGTCGTCACCCGAGGCTGTGGTCGTCGGCTGA
- the murC gene encoding UDP-N-acetylmuramate--L-alanine ligase, producing the protein MIRPDLSLPIPESITAAHFIGIGGSGMSGLARMFLDAGIRVSGSDRADSDNLRALAEAGATVYVGHDAANLGDVDTVIHTGAIWPENPEFLLAKERGLHVIHRSQALHWLIGTRRLVSVAGAHGKTTSTGMIVTALRALDADPHFVNGGVIEQLGTSSGTGSDELFVIEADESDGTFLLYNTAIALITNVDPDHLDHYGSDEAFHEAFARFADAATEAVVISSDDPGALRVRAAMAHPRVVSFGQAENADVRITDIDTDGPVSATISHGDDSVRVQLRVPGAHNMINAAGAIAVLRTLGYSLADAGRAVEGFAGTVRRFELHGVERGVSVFDDYAHHPSEVRAALEAARTVVGEGRIIAIQQPHTYSRTQLMFQEFADVLEELADHTVMLDVYGAREDPVPGVTGELVSNAFSDQDRVHYVADWQQAADYTSVIARDGDYVITLGCGNVYQIIPQVLDALRRPPGA; encoded by the coding sequence ATGATTAGGCCCGATCTCTCCCTCCCGATTCCCGAGTCCATCACCGCTGCGCATTTCATCGGCATCGGCGGTTCGGGCATGAGCGGACTCGCGCGCATGTTCCTCGACGCCGGCATCCGCGTGTCCGGCAGCGATCGGGCCGACAGCGACAACCTGCGCGCCCTGGCCGAGGCCGGCGCGACGGTCTACGTGGGCCACGATGCGGCGAATCTCGGTGACGTCGACACGGTGATCCACACGGGGGCCATCTGGCCCGAGAACCCCGAATTCCTCCTCGCGAAAGAGCGTGGGCTGCACGTCATCCACCGTTCGCAGGCACTGCACTGGCTGATCGGCACCCGTCGGCTGGTGTCGGTCGCGGGCGCTCACGGCAAGACGACGTCGACCGGAATGATCGTGACGGCTCTGCGCGCTCTCGACGCCGATCCGCACTTCGTCAACGGTGGAGTGATCGAGCAGCTGGGCACCTCCAGCGGCACGGGCAGTGACGAGCTCTTCGTCATCGAGGCGGATGAGTCCGACGGGACGTTCCTGCTGTACAACACGGCGATCGCACTGATCACGAATGTCGATCCCGACCACCTGGACCACTACGGATCCGACGAGGCCTTCCATGAGGCTTTCGCGCGCTTCGCGGATGCGGCGACGGAGGCTGTCGTCATCTCCAGCGATGACCCGGGTGCCCTGCGTGTGCGCGCGGCGATGGCGCATCCACGCGTCGTCTCCTTCGGGCAGGCCGAGAACGCCGACGTGCGCATCACCGACATCGATACCGATGGCCCGGTGTCTGCGACGATCTCGCACGGTGATGACAGTGTCCGCGTGCAGTTGCGCGTTCCGGGTGCCCACAACATGATCAACGCCGCCGGAGCGATCGCCGTGCTGCGTACGCTCGGATACAGCTTGGCTGACGCGGGCCGCGCCGTGGAGGGGTTCGCGGGCACGGTTCGCCGCTTCGAGCTGCACGGTGTCGAGCGCGGTGTGAGCGTCTTCGACGACTACGCCCACCACCCGAGCGAGGTGCGTGCTGCGCTCGAAGCTGCGCGCACGGTCGTCGGCGAGGGGCGGATCATCGCGATCCAGCAGCCGCACACGTACTCGCGTACACAGCTGATGTTCCAGGAGTTCGCGGACGTCCTGGAAGAACTCGCAGATCACACGGTCATGCTCGACGTGTACGGTGCTCGCGAAGATCCGGTGCCCGGTGTCACGGGAGAGCTCGTCAGCAACGCGTTCTCCGACCAGGACCGCGTGCACTACGTGGCCGATTGGCAGCAGGCCGCCGACTACACCTCGGTGATCGCGCGCGACGGCGACTACGTCATCACGCTCGGCTGCGGCAATGTCTACCAGATCATTCCCCAGGTGCTCGACGCGCTTCGGCGCCCACCCGGAGCGTGA
- a CDS encoding UDP-N-acetylmuramoyl-tripeptide--D-alanyl-D-alanine ligase: MIALSLAEIAGLLGGTLHLVGDDTADTLVDGTVDTDSRLIAPGGIFVAKPGEETDGHRFVGAAVANGAALALVEHVVDEPVSQIVVADVVDALAVLAEAVVARVRAAGNLRIVGVTGSNGKTTTKNFLLRILSDEGETVAPIASFNNEVGAPLTMLRVTEQTRYLVCEFGASAPGEIARLAGLVHPDVSIVLMVGLAHAGGFGGIEETARAKAELVTATRDGGTVVLNLDDPRVFAMRALAEERGLQVRGFGQGAAADVRAEDIAVSATGTSCLIVDADGQRLPLRLQVLGAHHINNALAAIAAVSVLGVSTQDAISRLETVEIAERWRMQPMGGDRVRIINDAYNASPDSMAAALRTLAQIVEPGQRTVAVLGAMSELGENAGEEHDRIGLLAVRLNIQRIVVVGADARRLFLAAIGEGSWDGEAVFFPTSDEAFAYLQTELREGDRVLVKSSNSAGLRHLGDRLGESFS, translated from the coding sequence ATGATCGCCCTGTCCCTTGCGGAGATTGCAGGCCTCCTCGGAGGCACCCTGCATCTCGTCGGCGACGACACCGCTGACACCCTCGTCGACGGCACCGTCGATACCGATTCGCGTCTCATCGCACCGGGCGGCATCTTCGTCGCCAAGCCCGGTGAGGAGACCGACGGCCACCGCTTCGTCGGCGCAGCCGTCGCGAACGGCGCAGCCCTCGCGCTCGTGGAGCACGTCGTCGATGAGCCCGTGTCTCAGATCGTCGTCGCCGATGTCGTCGATGCACTCGCTGTGCTCGCCGAGGCTGTCGTCGCGCGGGTGCGCGCCGCCGGCAACCTGCGGATCGTCGGGGTCACAGGGTCCAATGGCAAGACGACGACGAAGAACTTCCTCCTCCGCATCCTGAGCGATGAGGGCGAGACGGTGGCGCCGATCGCCTCGTTCAACAACGAGGTGGGCGCTCCGTTGACGATGCTCCGCGTGACGGAGCAGACCCGATACCTGGTGTGCGAGTTCGGCGCCAGCGCGCCAGGCGAGATCGCGCGCCTGGCGGGTTTGGTGCACCCGGACGTGTCGATCGTGCTCATGGTGGGCCTCGCACATGCGGGCGGCTTCGGCGGGATCGAGGAGACCGCCCGCGCGAAGGCGGAGCTCGTGACGGCCACCCGCGACGGCGGGACGGTCGTGCTCAACCTGGATGATCCTCGCGTGTTCGCGATGCGCGCCCTTGCGGAAGAGCGCGGACTTCAGGTGCGCGGATTCGGACAGGGTGCGGCCGCCGATGTGCGCGCCGAAGACATCGCCGTCAGCGCCACGGGCACGTCGTGTCTCATCGTGGATGCGGACGGGCAGCGTCTTCCGCTTCGCCTCCAGGTCCTGGGAGCGCACCACATCAACAACGCGCTTGCGGCGATCGCAGCTGTCTCGGTACTCGGTGTATCCACCCAGGACGCGATCTCGCGCCTGGAGACTGTGGAGATCGCCGAGCGCTGGCGCATGCAGCCGATGGGCGGCGACCGCGTGCGCATCATCAACGATGCCTACAACGCCAGCCCAGACTCGATGGCTGCGGCGCTGCGCACTCTTGCGCAGATCGTCGAGCCGGGACAGCGCACCGTCGCCGTTCTCGGCGCGATGAGCGAGCTCGGCGAGAATGCCGGAGAAGAGCACGACCGGATCGGTCTGCTCGCCGTCCGCTTGAACATTCAGCGGATCGTCGTCGTCGGCGCCGATGCCCGACGTCTCTTCCTCGCTGCGATCGGGGAGGGGTCCTGGGATGGCGAAGCCGTCTTCTTCCCGACATCCGATGAAGCCTTCGCCTATCTGCAGACGGAACTGCGAGAAGGAGACCGTGTGCTGGTGAAGTCGTCGAACTCCGCCGGTTTGCGGCATCTGGGCGATCGTCTGGGAGAATCGTTCTCGTGA
- the mraY gene encoding phospho-N-acetylmuramoyl-pentapeptide-transferase: MRSLLAAAAISFAFTLFLTPVFLRLFRKWGWGQVIRTPEAIENPSHYEKRGTPTMGGTIFIVGTIVGYGVGTYAGGSYPTVSGLLVLWLMVGFGIVGFIDDFMKVRSQRSLGLSGWRKVIGQILVMVPFGIVALTVPNVWGQLPASEFVSLFRDIPVLWLFAFGPIVGWIIYLIWISIIGIATSNSVNLTDGLDGLAAGAGVFAVSAYSLIAFWQFKQSCIASGLEPSVQDGCYDVANPFDLAVVSAAFAGALIGFLWWNAPKAQVFMGDVGSMAIGGVIAAMAILTRTELLLVLVAGVFVLSSGSVILQRLYFKLTRGKRLFLMSPFHHHLEMRGWQEVTIVVRLWIIAGLLAASGVGLFYVEWLSRA; the protein is encoded by the coding sequence GTGAGGTCACTGCTAGCCGCGGCGGCGATATCGTTCGCCTTCACCCTGTTTCTGACCCCGGTCTTCCTCCGGCTGTTCCGGAAATGGGGCTGGGGACAGGTGATTCGCACCCCCGAAGCGATCGAGAACCCGAGCCACTACGAAAAGCGCGGCACTCCGACGATGGGCGGCACGATCTTCATCGTCGGCACCATCGTCGGCTACGGCGTGGGCACCTACGCCGGCGGCAGCTACCCGACGGTGTCCGGCCTCCTGGTGCTCTGGCTGATGGTCGGCTTCGGGATCGTGGGCTTCATCGACGACTTCATGAAGGTGCGGAGCCAGCGCAGCCTGGGGCTTTCCGGCTGGCGCAAGGTGATCGGCCAGATCCTCGTGATGGTCCCGTTCGGGATCGTCGCTCTCACCGTCCCGAATGTGTGGGGTCAGCTTCCTGCGAGTGAGTTCGTCTCCCTCTTCCGCGACATCCCGGTGCTGTGGCTGTTCGCTTTCGGCCCGATCGTCGGCTGGATCATCTACCTGATCTGGATCTCGATCATCGGCATCGCGACGTCGAACAGCGTCAACCTCACCGACGGTCTGGACGGCCTTGCTGCCGGCGCCGGCGTGTTCGCCGTGAGCGCGTACAGCCTGATCGCGTTCTGGCAGTTCAAGCAGTCGTGCATCGCCTCGGGGCTTGAGCCCTCGGTGCAGGACGGATGCTACGACGTGGCCAACCCCTTCGACCTCGCCGTCGTCTCAGCGGCCTTCGCCGGCGCGCTCATCGGTTTCCTCTGGTGGAACGCGCCCAAGGCGCAGGTCTTCATGGGTGACGTCGGCTCCATGGCGATCGGTGGTGTGATCGCCGCGATGGCGATTCTGACGCGCACTGAGCTCCTGCTCGTGCTGGTTGCTGGTGTCTTCGTGCTCTCGTCGGGCTCGGTCATCCTGCAGCGCCTCTACTTCAAGCTGACCCGCGGCAAGCGCCTGTTCCTGATGAGCCCGTTCCACCACCATCTGGAGATGCGCGGCTGGCAGGAGGTCACGATCGTGGTGCGCCTGTGGATTATCGCGGGCCTTCTCGCCGCGTCTGGTGTCGGTCTCTTCTATGTCGAGTGGCTGAGCCGCGCATGA
- the murD gene encoding UDP-N-acetylmuramoyl-L-alanine--D-glutamate ligase: MSTRDLDGLTSWHADWAGLRVAVLGLSMTGFSVADTLTELGAEVLVFSESASEEYSRLVPVIGARLHLGALDSVPAELVEFAPDVVIASPGFAPTHPLIVWTQQQSIALWGDIELAWRVRDKVVREDGTPAEWVLITGTNGKTTTTRMTATMLVAGGLRAAPCGNIGVPVLDAVRDPAGFDVLVVELSSHQLWYLGNSAPAAQMIPHASVCLNLADDHLVWHGSAEAYRAAKALVYRNTKVACIYNKADLATREMVEEADVIEGARAIGFDLGIPGPSDFGVVEGIVVDRAFAANRATSAQELTTVAELAERGLAAPHMVQNILAAAALARSLGVEPSAIREALEGFRLDPHRIEVVARSAGVTWVDDSKATNPHAARSSLQAFPGAVWVVGGDLKGVDLSGLIAEAAAALRAAVVIGVARSEVVAAFERHAPMVPVFEVVPGETEEVMTRVVELAAGIARDGDTVLLAPAAASFDQFASYEDRGHRFAEAVRDWIGRGSAHDAGDTPRSER, from the coding sequence ATGAGCACCCGCGATCTGGACGGGCTGACCAGCTGGCATGCGGACTGGGCCGGGCTGCGGGTTGCAGTCCTCGGCCTGTCGATGACCGGCTTCTCGGTCGCCGACACGCTCACCGAACTGGGCGCTGAGGTTCTTGTGTTCTCCGAGAGCGCCAGCGAGGAGTACTCCCGTCTGGTGCCTGTGATCGGCGCCAGGCTGCACCTCGGCGCGCTGGATTCCGTACCCGCCGAACTCGTGGAGTTCGCGCCGGATGTCGTGATCGCCTCGCCGGGCTTCGCGCCGACGCATCCGCTGATCGTCTGGACGCAGCAGCAGTCGATCGCACTCTGGGGTGACATCGAGCTCGCCTGGCGCGTGCGAGACAAAGTCGTACGCGAAGACGGCACTCCCGCGGAGTGGGTGCTCATCACGGGCACCAACGGCAAGACGACGACGACCCGGATGACGGCCACGATGCTCGTCGCCGGCGGTCTGCGTGCCGCGCCCTGCGGGAACATCGGCGTGCCCGTGCTGGATGCTGTGCGCGATCCGGCCGGATTCGACGTGCTCGTGGTGGAACTCTCCAGCCACCAGCTCTGGTACCTCGGCAACAGCGCCCCCGCGGCGCAGATGATCCCTCATGCCTCCGTATGCCTGAACCTCGCGGACGATCACCTGGTGTGGCATGGCAGCGCGGAGGCCTACCGCGCGGCGAAGGCGCTCGTCTACCGCAACACCAAGGTCGCGTGCATCTACAACAAGGCGGATCTCGCGACACGTGAGATGGTCGAAGAGGCCGACGTGATCGAGGGCGCACGAGCGATCGGCTTCGACCTCGGAATTCCGGGGCCGAGTGACTTCGGTGTCGTGGAGGGGATCGTCGTGGATCGCGCCTTCGCCGCGAACCGGGCTACCTCCGCGCAGGAGCTGACCACCGTCGCCGAGCTCGCAGAACGCGGCCTCGCCGCACCGCACATGGTGCAGAACATCCTGGCGGCTGCGGCTCTTGCCCGCTCGCTCGGGGTGGAACCGTCAGCGATCCGTGAGGCGCTGGAGGGGTTCCGTCTGGATCCGCACCGCATTGAGGTCGTCGCCCGCTCGGCAGGCGTGACCTGGGTGGACGACTCGAAGGCGACCAACCCGCACGCTGCGCGCTCGTCGCTGCAGGCCTTCCCGGGTGCTGTGTGGGTCGTCGGCGGTGACCTCAAGGGCGTCGATCTCAGCGGTCTCATCGCGGAGGCTGCGGCGGCCCTGCGCGCTGCCGTCGTCATCGGCGTCGCGCGCAGCGAGGTTGTCGCGGCGTTCGAGCGACACGCGCCGATGGTGCCCGTCTTCGAGGTCGTCCCCGGCGAAACTGAAGAGGTCATGACCCGAGTCGTTGAACTGGCGGCGGGGATTGCGCGGGACGGCGACACTGTGTTGCTGGCACCGGCCGCAGCATCCTTCGATCAGTTCGCAAGTTACGAGGACCGTGGCCACCGCTTCGCCGAAGCGGTGCGGGACTGGATCGGCCGGGGGAGCGCGCATGACGCAGGTGACACGCCCCGAAGCGAGCGCTGA